A DNA window from Rhizobium sp. NLR16a contains the following coding sequences:
- a CDS encoding ABC transporter ATP-binding protein — MSQDIQIELSGVEKHYGAFHALKNVNLSIPKGTFVALVGPSGCGKSTLLRSLAGLEKITGGTLKIAGKVMNDVPPRARDIAMVFQSYALYPHMTVEQNLTYSLKMHRVPKAEAKQKAEEVAAITGLSRLLDRYPRQLSGGQRQRVAMGRAIIRNPQAFLFDEPLSNLDAALRVSMRKEIRALHDRLNATFVYVTHDQVEAMTMADHVVVMRDGIIEQQGAPLDLYDRPANRFVAGFIGSPAMNFIPAIAAEDGKSLVLDFGAVKQKLALARAIEPGRKLVAGIRPEHIEVVAPGQGSFDVPIAFVESTGSSTFIVAATQPELTIVETRRDKVRPGEMIGLSVDPAQVHLFDASSERLI; from the coding sequence ATGAGCCAGGACATCCAAATCGAACTCTCGGGCGTCGAGAAGCACTACGGCGCCTTTCACGCGCTTAAGAACGTCAACCTATCAATTCCCAAGGGCACATTCGTGGCGCTGGTCGGTCCGTCAGGATGCGGCAAGTCGACGTTGCTCCGTTCGCTTGCCGGGCTGGAAAAAATTACCGGCGGCACGCTGAAGATTGCCGGCAAGGTGATGAACGACGTGCCGCCGCGAGCACGCGATATCGCCATGGTTTTTCAGAGTTACGCCCTCTATCCGCATATGACGGTGGAACAGAACCTGACCTACTCGCTGAAGATGCACCGCGTCCCCAAGGCTGAGGCAAAACAGAAAGCCGAGGAGGTCGCTGCCATCACGGGCCTTTCCAGACTGCTCGACCGTTATCCGCGCCAGCTTTCCGGGGGCCAACGACAGCGCGTCGCCATGGGCCGCGCAATTATCCGCAACCCCCAAGCCTTCCTGTTCGACGAGCCGCTTTCCAACCTTGATGCCGCGTTGCGTGTCTCGATGCGCAAGGAAATCCGGGCGTTGCATGACCGGCTGAACGCCACCTTCGTCTACGTCACGCATGACCAGGTCGAAGCGATGACGATGGCCGACCATGTCGTGGTGATGCGCGACGGCATCATCGAACAGCAGGGCGCGCCGCTTGACCTTTACGACCGGCCGGCGAACCGGTTCGTCGCCGGGTTCATCGGTTCTCCGGCGATGAATTTCATTCCAGCGATCGCCGCCGAAGACGGCAAGAGCCTGGTATTGGATTTCGGCGCGGTAAAACAGAAGCTTGCACTGGCACGCGCGATCGAACCTGGACGCAAGCTCGTCGCCGGCATCCGGCCGGAGCATATCGAGGTTGTCGCGCCCGGGCAGGGCAGCTTCGACGTGCCGATCGCCTTCGTCGAATCCACGGGCTCCTCGACCTTCATCGTCGCGGCGACGCAGCCGGAACTGACGATCGTCGAGACGCGGCGCGACAAGGTCAGACCAGGAGAGATGATCGGACTTTCGGTCGATCCGGCCCAGGTCCATCTTTTTGATGCATCGTCCGAGCGCCTGATATAA
- a CDS encoding carbohydrate ABC transporter permease translates to MAYSVLSDGTTKAKATAPADRARRDPMRWVVLAILILLLAFTLFPFFLALLNAVKASAEYAVGGPLSIPRSIDLTAIEKFWTVSDFGRKLLNSVVISLAVSVLGVLISLFNAYAIGVGKVPGSRVILVVFLLGIMVPQESIIYPLYYMAKASGLYDTQLSVIIIFAVLQSAFGTYLLSTVLSTFPKEILEAAEMDGSTHWKTLWFVVVPMLRPTLMVLGTFFFIWTWNEFLIPLVMLVSNNNQTVSVAMGLTRGQNMSDPVLQASAAFLGIIPTVIFFLIFQRTLTRGIAAGAVK, encoded by the coding sequence ATGGCTTACTCAGTTCTCAGCGACGGTACCACCAAGGCAAAAGCGACCGCACCTGCCGATCGCGCCCGACGCGATCCCATGCGGTGGGTGGTGCTGGCCATCCTTATTCTGCTCCTCGCCTTTACGCTCTTTCCCTTTTTCCTTGCTCTGCTCAACGCCGTCAAGGCGAGCGCCGAATACGCGGTCGGCGGACCGCTTTCGATTCCTCGGTCGATCGATCTCACGGCGATCGAGAAATTCTGGACGGTGTCTGATTTCGGCCGCAAGCTGCTCAACAGCGTGGTGATCAGTCTGGCTGTATCGGTGTTGGGGGTACTGATAAGCCTGTTCAACGCCTATGCGATTGGGGTCGGCAAGGTGCCGGGTTCGCGCGTGATTTTGGTGGTCTTTCTTCTCGGCATTATGGTGCCGCAGGAGTCCATCATTTACCCGCTTTACTACATGGCGAAAGCGAGCGGCCTCTATGATACGCAGCTTTCCGTGATCATCATTTTCGCGGTCCTGCAAAGCGCTTTCGGGACTTACCTGCTCTCGACCGTGCTGAGTACCTTTCCCAAGGAAATCCTCGAAGCGGCAGAGATGGATGGCTCGACCCATTGGAAAACGCTGTGGTTTGTCGTCGTCCCGATGCTGAGGCCGACGCTCATGGTCCTGGGAACCTTCTTTTTCATCTGGACTTGGAACGAATTCTTGATCCCGCTCGTCATGTTGGTATCGAATAACAACCAGACGGTCTCGGTCGCCATGGGCCTCACCCGCGGTCAGAACATGTCGGACCCGGTGCTGCAGGCCTCGGCGGCTTTCCTGGGTATAATACCGACCGTGATCTTCTTCTTGATCTTCCAGCGCACGCTGACGCGCGGCATCGCCGCTGGAGCAGTCAAGTGA
- a CDS encoding sugar ABC transporter permease — translation MAISSQRSSDGSRSYSLYLIPGVIGFILIVLIPQLANIGLSFTAWKGVGTPRPVGLQNYHRLLTDDQFWGSMYHTLLFIVSMTVIPVCIGLVLAALLFDYVRDQFGEWVSSFFRAGFYLPQILPVTVAGVLWGWILNPVGVINITLKAIGLDNLAQNWIGDATYALAAVSLVIVWIQVGYCLVVFMAGLSRIDPSLYEAAELDGANWWSRLVTITIPLLAPEIFVVVLTTLIAALKVFAPIFVITAGGPDNSTLVPSYLTYYHFFTTQRVGYAAAIAVVQTTLTIALAVIFLRFQSQQEAKE, via the coding sequence ATGGCTATATCCAGCCAGCGATCGAGCGACGGTTCACGAAGCTATAGCCTCTACCTCATCCCGGGGGTGATCGGCTTCATTCTGATCGTGCTCATACCGCAGCTCGCCAATATCGGGCTGAGCTTCACGGCATGGAAGGGCGTTGGCACGCCGCGACCGGTCGGCCTGCAGAACTATCATCGCCTGCTTACGGACGATCAATTCTGGGGATCGATGTATCACACGCTACTGTTCATCGTCTCGATGACCGTGATACCCGTGTGTATCGGCCTGGTGCTCGCCGCTCTGCTGTTCGACTACGTCAGGGACCAATTCGGGGAATGGGTTTCGAGCTTCTTCAGGGCCGGTTTTTACTTACCGCAGATTCTGCCCGTAACGGTCGCGGGCGTGCTCTGGGGCTGGATTCTCAATCCCGTCGGTGTCATCAACATCACGCTGAAGGCCATCGGCCTTGATAACCTCGCCCAGAACTGGATCGGCGATGCGACATACGCGCTTGCTGCCGTCTCGCTCGTCATTGTCTGGATACAGGTCGGCTACTGTCTGGTGGTTTTCATGGCCGGTCTTTCGCGCATCGACCCTTCCCTCTACGAGGCTGCCGAGCTCGATGGCGCAAACTGGTGGAGCCGGCTGGTGACGATCACCATTCCGCTCCTGGCGCCGGAGATTTTCGTCGTTGTGCTGACCACACTGATCGCAGCGCTTAAAGTCTTTGCGCCAATTTTTGTCATCACCGCCGGCGGCCCCGACAATTCCACCCTCGTGCCATCCTATCTGACTTACTACCACTTCTTCACAACACAACGCGTCGGCTATGCCGCAGCCATCGCGGTCGTGCAGACGACTCTGACGATCGCTTTGGCCGTGATTTTCCTACGTTTCCAGTCCCAGCAGGAGGCGAAGGAGTAG
- a CDS encoding extracellular solute-binding protein, whose amino-acid sequence MKRIATLALALGTAMLMTSIGHAEQKTFKIWWFEEPTTAQGIVWKKALEEFKAKHPDINVSFEQKTFQQLQASGGMILNSDQAPDVLEYNKGNATAGLVASQGLLTNLDAYVKKEGWDKILNEGDFVLSRYDEKGIYGSGPVWGVSVFGEYVSCFYNIDMFEKAGLKPPTTLEEWVADLEAFKQKGLTPLALGAIDTSGQHLLASLAYTKADDAWIQNYQGLKAPLDGAPYLYAAQTLVDWVSKGYISKDSTGMKDPDAALLFTSGKAPMYVSGTWNLGTFASTIKDFKWGQFVIPTPKYSVGSTGNLWVVPKSSKNPDLAAEWISLTLSPKYQAELGNAGGVPIAADLSAITNPIGKNAAAVFKQISDKNGLGFYPDWPVPGYYDVLNQKDTGLFQGSLTAEQFVEEIKQVYDDAQENQ is encoded by the coding sequence ATGAAAAGAATTGCGACACTTGCGCTAGCGCTCGGCACGGCGATGCTGATGACATCGATCGGCCATGCCGAACAGAAGACCTTCAAGATCTGGTGGTTCGAGGAGCCGACCACGGCTCAGGGCATTGTCTGGAAGAAGGCGCTCGAGGAGTTCAAGGCGAAACATCCGGACATCAACGTCAGCTTTGAGCAAAAGACATTTCAGCAGTTGCAGGCCTCGGGCGGCATGATCCTCAATTCCGATCAGGCCCCCGACGTGCTTGAGTACAATAAGGGCAATGCGACCGCTGGCCTGGTTGCAAGCCAGGGATTGCTGACCAATCTGGATGCCTACGTGAAGAAGGAGGGCTGGGACAAGATCCTTAACGAAGGCGATTTTGTCCTCAGCCGTTATGACGAAAAGGGAATCTATGGCTCTGGCCCTGTTTGGGGCGTTTCTGTCTTCGGCGAATATGTTTCGTGCTTCTATAATATTGACATGTTCGAAAAGGCAGGCCTCAAGCCGCCGACCACGCTTGAAGAGTGGGTCGCTGACTTGGAAGCCTTCAAGCAGAAAGGTCTGACGCCCCTCGCGCTCGGCGCCATCGACACCAGTGGCCAGCACTTGCTTGCCTCTCTCGCCTACACCAAGGCCGATGACGCCTGGATCCAGAATTATCAGGGTTTGAAGGCGCCTCTCGACGGCGCGCCCTACCTCTATGCGGCCCAGACCTTGGTCGACTGGGTCAGCAAGGGCTACATCAGCAAGGACTCCACGGGCATGAAGGACCCGGATGCAGCTCTGCTCTTTACCTCGGGCAAAGCACCGATGTACGTCTCGGGCACGTGGAATCTCGGCACCTTTGCCTCGACCATCAAGGACTTCAAGTGGGGTCAGTTCGTCATTCCGACACCGAAATATTCGGTCGGCTCGACAGGCAATCTCTGGGTCGTTCCCAAAAGTAGCAAGAATCCCGATCTCGCCGCCGAGTGGATCAGCCTGACCTTGTCGCCGAAGTACCAAGCTGAACTCGGCAATGCCGGCGGCGTCCCGATCGCCGCTGATCTTTCCGCCATCACCAATCCCATCGGTAAGAACGCCGCAGCGGTTTTCAAGCAGATCTCTGACAAAAACGGCCTCGGTTTCTATCCTGACTGGCCGGTCCCCGGCTACTACGACGTGCTCAATCAGAAAGACACCGGCCTTTTCCAGGGCAGTCTGACTGCGGAGCAGTTCGTCGAAGAGATCAAGCAGGTCTACGACGACGCGCAGGAGAACCAGTAG
- a CDS encoding sugar phosphate isomerase/epimerase yields MSNPAKSIRIGTMVSGNKGDAAQRIGQIADLGFESFEPFFWQTTKGQNLAELGKRCLDAIGDRDITISTLGMFGNPLEESAIDLETLQGWRDCIDNAHHFGATCVAGFTGRVRGKPLTDSLPRYRQIWSELAKRAADKGVKIAFENCAMDGNWASGDWNIAHNPDAWELIFNETPDDHIGLEWEPCHQMVYLIDPMPQIRKWAHKFFHVHGKDATIRWEVIKEHGIFGKEKFVFMRTPGFGDSNWTDIISELRLAGWSGSIDIEGWHDPVYRDELEMTGQVHGLNYLKKCRGGDFIVDP; encoded by the coding sequence GTGAGCAACCCTGCAAAATCCATTCGCATCGGCACCATGGTCAGCGGCAACAAGGGCGATGCCGCCCAGCGCATCGGTCAGATTGCCGACCTCGGCTTCGAAAGCTTCGAACCTTTCTTCTGGCAGACGACCAAGGGGCAGAACCTCGCCGAGCTCGGCAAGCGCTGCCTTGATGCGATCGGCGACCGCGACATCACCATCTCGACGCTCGGCATGTTCGGCAATCCGCTGGAAGAGAGCGCAATCGATCTCGAGACGCTGCAGGGCTGGAGGGATTGCATCGACAATGCCCATCATTTCGGCGCCACCTGCGTTGCCGGCTTCACCGGCCGCGTCCGCGGCAAGCCACTGACCGACAGCCTGCCGCGCTATAGACAAATCTGGAGCGAGCTGGCCAAACGGGCGGCCGACAAGGGCGTCAAGATCGCTTTCGAGAATTGCGCCATGGACGGCAACTGGGCGAGCGGCGACTGGAATATCGCCCACAATCCGGATGCCTGGGAGCTGATCTTCAACGAAACGCCGGATGATCATATCGGGCTGGAATGGGAACCCTGCCATCAGATGGTCTATCTGATCGACCCCATGCCGCAGATCCGCAAATGGGCGCACAAGTTTTTCCACGTCCACGGCAAGGACGCGACCATCCGCTGGGAGGTCATCAAGGAACACGGCATCTTCGGCAAGGAGAAATTCGTCTTCATGCGCACGCCGGGCTTCGGCGACAGCAACTGGACCGACATCATCTCCGAGTTGCGCCTCGCCGGCTGGTCCGGCTCGATCGACATCGAAGGCTGGCACGACCCGGTCTATCGCGACGAGCTCGAAATGACTGGCCAGGTTCACGGGCTCAACTATCTGAAGAAGTGCCGGGGCGGAGATTTCATTGTTGATCCCTGA